The nucleotide sequence GAGGCCTGCGAGGCACACCCGAAATTCCGCTTCATCCACACCGGTACTACGCTCGATAAACTCCCGTGATGAAATGATAACTTCATGCGAGGACTTCCCGGCGACCACCCCCACACTCGTGGCGTTAATACTATCCACCTTCCCCTTTCCAAAATCTTTTCTCATACGGCAAGCTCGCCGAACAGAAATATAATTTGCTCACGAAGCGGTGAGCTAAGCCGACCTAGCAAGATAAGCAACTAGTTCGGCCCCAAAAACCTttagaaatcccccccccccccccaccgcgcgAATATTCCATGCATCCTTGAAAGTCATATGCAAAGCCCAAGACTTAGGACCCTAACGAGAGCATTAAAGGTATTATCTTCTTCCACACCACACATAGAGCATGTACTTGAAATAGCTTCATGTTCCGCAACTCTATTAACATGGGCTGTAGGACTATTTGACGCGGCACGCCACGCAAAAATTCTAACTTGGCTTTCCAAATAATAGCCCACATTCTCCTTTCCCCATTCACGGCGTCTCCAGATTGCCCCAGACAATCCTTTCGATCCTTGAGACTCAAAGCAAGATTGTACGCACTTTTAACTGAGAATAAACCATTCTTCTCATAGTGCCACTCAAGAAAGTCTCCAACTCCCGAAGCCAGAATACAAAAATTTTAAATATTCTCTGCGTCATGGAATGGAAATGATGAGTAATCAAATTTTCATCCCAACTCCTCGACCTAGTCATGAATAAATTAGACACCCCGTTGAGCCTTGTTGTATTCTTTTAGCCATAATATTTAGGCCAGAGTTCCTGAAAATCCAGTCATCTCTCAAAAATATTTATACCTATCCATCAACCACCCTCCAAATAATTCTTTTTTGAAGCAGATCAAGGCCATGCATAATGCCTTTGCCAAGTCGCCGACACTGATTGCGGAAAAACAGTATCAATGCAAGTAGGAATTCCTCGGACCTTTCTGAGAACCAACTATGGGAAAATTCCGTCAAGCTTTGCAGATTTGAAGACCATGAGCGCTCTGAACCTCTCGAGCAATGGTCTATTAGGGAACATACCTACAGGCAGATGCACGCGCTGGATGACCCGTCAATATACAGCAATAATCCTTGGCTTTGTGGATCCCCGTTGGAAGAGTGTGTAAACTCGTCGACACCTATGTGGAATGAAGTGAGTCAGGCTAAAGATAGAGAGGCATTGTGGTTGTATTGCTTTGTGGCTACCGAGTTCATTTTTTGATTTGGGCTGTACTAGGGCATATCTTCTTTTGCAGCGAGACATTGTGGTGTGCATTCTATcagtatgtgcaaaacatgtaaGCCAAGGTAACCAAGAAGATATACAGCTGCATCTCGTGTTTCCAGCCAAACGGCTTTGAATGATGAAGTGCGCTGCGGGTAGGGCTGCAcgaaaagctcgaggctcgtgagccactcgagatcgactcgttttttgactcgactcgagatcgactcgaaaagaaacGAGCTGAGTTTGAACACTCTATGTAGCTCGATCGAGAAACGAGCCGATCTTGAGCCACTTGCTCATTTTAGATTGATAGCTCGAcataatatcattatgttaaatgatcattccatatattaaatggaaataagataatttattaccatatatgcTGTCCAATTTTTCTCATTTTATTTACCAACGAACATGGAAACTTAATTAAGTGCAGAGAAGATTTATGCCTCATTATGGCACGTAGTCGACTATGTGTTAAATATCCTATACTTTTGGCAAAGGTTCCCATCGTATTCACCTTAATTTTTTTGTTTTACATCCATAGATTTATAAATTTTTACCAtctcatttagctcgaaactaactcgagatcgactcgaaatcgttacaagctgagcacgagtcaTGTTCTACAGCTCGATCATGAGCTTCACTGAGTTTGACCTCGCTCGAATTTTCATATGAGTTGAACTAagccaactccaactcgctcgagctcgactcgtttgcagccctagcTGTGGGGTGTTGCAGTAAAGGTCAATTCTGTAAAGAAATTTGTAAAAGAATTACATATGAGTTTCGCTTCGGTACACCATCCCTTAAAATTTTACACGAATCTTAAAGTGACTTAAAAAGCTATCACCATATTAGCCTGCAGATCAAATGTATTGAATAAATTGATTTTAATACAAactaaaaaatattttttattgaaGGGATAATCTTCACCTTTAATCTGCACCGAAATATGTGAACTTTTCTAGGGGCTGTACCAAAGCGGAGTTCATATGCACTGTTGATTTCACAATGATATATTCTTTGTCTAAACGTTTTCTGGGCTGGTATTTCCATTATCATGCAGCGGTCATCTTGTCATAATTTTATTGGACTGGATAGAACATCTGGCAAGTCTTGGGCAAAAAAGTAGTAGACGAAGAAAATGCAATTGCTATGAGGGACGCGAAGTATCTATAACCAAGCTCAAATGCACcttgatgaacagtaaaatcaaaaaaatggtaaacaaaatttaaaaaaaaactgatttttttggGTGCAGATTTTGACAAATGTTTTTTGTGCTTGCAAAAATTTATCATAAAATAATATTCTTAAAAGTTGTGGTAAAAAAGCAAAATTGATCCTCCAAAAATGctatttttgaaagcattttggaGTATTGATTTTTTTTTGCCATACCTTCCACAAATATTTTTTTCGGGCTGCATGCACTGAGAAAATTTGTGAAAGTTCACAACaacaaaaaatcagaattttattgTTTTTCTTTCAAATTTTTCGGAATTTACTGTTCATCATCCCGAACTCTTGAGCTCGGGACTAGAAGAAGGGTACTTTTTTTGATAGTACGAGGCATCTACGGACAGTCAATTAATAGTGCGTGCCCGGTGGACCCTATCAATTGACGTTCTTTAGAATGCATTAGTGTCCACAAATTAAGGTCCTTAATTGCTATTAATTCAGCACTGAAACGGTTCCTGGTTTGTCATTTCAGTATCACTATAAAAAGGCTTTTGCTATCTCTTCTGTTCCTCGCAACTCAGATCAAGCCACACAAACCAAGTCTTCCTCCTACAACACAGTGCATCTTGCTGAAGATGAAGACTGCACACACGCTGCTCCTGGCGGTCGCCTTCCTCGTGCTGGCATCAGGTATTCCTCTTACGATGATGCAGCATCGCTTCATCGACTCGACACGCAATCATACGCTTTACATTATTCATGGTATATTGGGGTTTTTTCTCTTCTTCTGCAGAGGTTGCAGTGAAGGCGGACGTCTGTACAGGGTCACTTCACAAGACGCCGCTACCGTGTGATCAGGTAGGTTGCCTGCACATCTGCCGCGAGCATGTGAATGGGGAAGGGCACGCGTGCCCTCAATGCAATTGGAGTGCTAGTTGCAACTATGATGGATTATGCGAGTGTGATGTCTGCCTTCCTCCTCCTTCTGCTCCTATCCAACACCAACAGAGTGACTGATATATACTAGTGTAGTAGCTTTCTGAGATAGGGATGGGATAGTTGGTTCTATGTAATAAGAACGATACCGTCATATGGTGTATCGGTTGTGATATACTCATTGTAGAATGCATGCGAATTTGATATCGCTTCACCGGTTATATATGATATAATGTAATGAGCTATATATTGCTATGCGAAAGGTAGGCTCATGGCGCATACCACCGGTACACGCACTGTGCCAGGCTCATCCACGCGTTCGGCGCTCTCCGACGGGGTTTGGGAACCACGACTATTGGAAAATCAAAAGTTGACGTGCATCTCCACACGTTCGGCGCTCTCCGACAATCGCACACtatatacctctccgacagtctCAAATGTTGCCACCACATCTAGCGACCACACCTGGTGGTGGCCGCTCCTCTCCTGTGCTACTGCGTCAACTACTCAGCTGTGTACTTCACTGAGGAGGTGATTACGCCCTGCTGATTGCCTCTGGCTCTCTATTGTCGGGTGCATCTACGTCGACATCTTTCTTTGAGCTTCTGACCGAGCTGGAGATTGTGCGACTTTGATTCCTACTAGTTGCATCTTTCggcaaggtatcggtataccgacaatcgaatcttgggcaagtactataccggtagacaaagagaatcgtatacgggattgattgaatccttgacatcgtggttcatccgatgagatcatcgtggaacatgtgggagccaacatgggtatccagatcccgctgttggttattggctggagagatgtctcggtcatgtctgcatgattcccgaacccgtagggtctacacacttaaggttcgatgacgctaggtttATAGGGAAAGTTTATACGTGGTTacccaatgttgttcggagtcccggatgagatcccggacgtcacgaggagttccggaatggtccttaggtaaagatttatatatgggaagtccagtttcagtcaccggaaaggtttcggggtttatcggtattgtaccgggaccaccgaaggggttccgggggtccaccaagagGGTCCACCTTCCtcgaaggacctaatgggctgtagttgggtgggaaccagccccttagtggagtcccggatgagatcgcggacattacgaggagtctcgaaatggtcgagacgtaaagattgatatattggacgactatattcggacatcggaaaggttctgagtgattcgggtatttttcggagtaccggggagttacgggaatacggggaagtagtattgggccttaatgggccttagtgggaaggagaggcagcagccaggaggtggcgcgcgcccctcccaagcccagtccgaattggacaaggggtttggggcgcggcccccctctcccttccttctccactcccctcctttccccccttctcctagttggactaggaaaggaggaaacctactcctactatgagtaggaatcctactcccttggcgcgcccctcctagggccggcctcctcctcccttgctcctttatatacgggggcagggtggcaccccaagacacaacaattgatctcttgatctcttagccgtgtgcggtgcccccctccaccataatccaccttgatcatatcatagcggtgcttaggcgaaaccctgcatcggtagaacagcatcatcatcaccacgccatcgtgctgacgggactctctcgtgaagctctgtggatcggagttcgcgggacgtcatcgagctgaacgtgtgctgaactcggaggtgtcgtgtgttcggtacttggatcggttggatcgttaagacgtacgactacatcaaccgtgttgtgctaacgcttgcgctttcggtctacgagggtacgtggacaacactctcccctctcgttgctatgcatcaccatgatcttgcgtgtgcataggaaatttttgaaattactacg is from Triticum aestivum cultivar Chinese Spring chromosome 3A, IWGSC CS RefSeq v2.1, whole genome shotgun sequence and encodes:
- the LOC123058986 gene encoding uncharacterized protein; this translates as MKTAHTLLLAVAFLVLASEVAVKADVCTGSLHKTPLPCDQVGCLHICREHVNGEGHACPQCNWSASCNYDGLCECDVCLPPPSAPIQHQQSD